The following coding sequences lie in one Acidimicrobiia bacterium genomic window:
- the trxA gene encoding thioredoxin encodes MNEHTITATDDAFGDLIADEIPVLVDFWAEWCGPCRVVGPIVDEIATDYAGSLRVAKLNVDENPKTAMQYDVMGIPTLIVFKDGVEKKRIVGARPKQALVSELADFV; translated from the coding sequence ATGAACGAACACACCATCACCGCCACCGACGACGCTTTCGGTGACCTCATCGCCGACGAGATCCCGGTACTCGTCGACTTCTGGGCCGAGTGGTGCGGTCCCTGCCGGGTCGTAGGTCCGATCGTCGACGAGATCGCCACCGACTACGCAGGCTCGCTCCGCGTCGCCAAGCTCAACGTCGATGAAAACCCCAAGACCGCCATGCAGTACGACGTCATGGGCATCCCGACGCTCATCGTGTTCAAGGACGGAGTCGAGAAGAAGCGCATCGTCGGCGCCCGGCCCAAGCAGGCCCTGGTCTCCGAACTCGCCGACTTCGTCTGA
- the trxB gene encoding thioredoxin-disulfide reductase: protein MTEQLVIIGSGPAGYTAAIYAARADLAPVVIEGTVSGGQLMLTTEVENYPGFPGGVMGPELMQLFRDQAERFGARLIPTDATRVDLASKPFLVATEDEEFRTEAVVVATGASARWLEVPGEEALRGHGVSSCATCDGFFFRDRELIVVGGGDSAMEEALFLTKFASKVTVVHRRDEFRASKIMAGRVMEHPKIAIRWNTVVEEILGDGTVSAARLRHLPDDAVEELAVDGVFVAIGHDPNTSLFKGQLELDDQGYLLSFGSTATSVPGVFGAGDVVDHTYRQAITAAGMGCQAAMDAERWLDAR from the coding sequence GTGACAGAACAGCTCGTCATCATCGGATCAGGTCCGGCCGGATACACCGCAGCCATCTACGCGGCCCGGGCCGACCTGGCACCGGTCGTCATCGAAGGCACCGTGTCGGGCGGTCAACTGATGCTCACCACCGAAGTCGAGAACTATCCCGGCTTCCCCGGGGGCGTCATGGGTCCAGAGCTCATGCAGCTGTTCCGGGACCAGGCGGAACGTTTCGGCGCTCGCCTCATCCCCACCGACGCCACCAGGGTCGATCTCGCCAGCAAGCCCTTTCTCGTCGCCACCGAGGACGAGGAGTTTCGTACCGAGGCCGTGGTCGTGGCCACCGGAGCTTCGGCCAGGTGGCTGGAGGTACCCGGCGAGGAGGCACTTCGGGGTCACGGTGTGTCGTCGTGTGCCACCTGTGACGGGTTCTTCTTCCGGGATCGCGAGCTCATCGTCGTCGGCGGAGGGGACTCCGCTATGGAGGAGGCCCTGTTCCTCACCAAGTTCGCCTCCAAGGTGACCGTGGTCCACCGGCGGGACGAGTTCCGTGCTTCCAAGATCATGGCCGGCCGGGTGATGGAGCATCCAAAGATAGCCATCCGTTGGAACACGGTGGTCGAAGAGATCCTCGGCGACGGGACCGTCTCTGCCGCTCGCCTCCGGCACCTTCCCGACGATGCCGTCGAGGAATTGGCGGTGGACGGGGTGTTCGTCGCCATTGGTCACGACCCCAACACGAGTCTGTTCAAGGGCCAGCTGGAACTCGACGACCAGGGATACCTGCTCTCCTTCGGGTCGACGGCGACGTCGGTCCCGGGAGTCTTCGGCGCCGGAGACGTCGTCGACCACACGTACCGACAGGCCATCACCGCCGCTGGCATGGGCTGCCAGGCTGCGATGGATGCGGAACGCTGGCTCGACGCACGCTGA
- a CDS encoding sigma-70 family RNA polymerase sigma factor — protein MTDRASADAELLQRYLAGDAEAFDELMRHHEDRVFGICLRMLRDREAALDATQDTFITVFRKASSFAGKSAFSTWLYRVAINTCYDHARRAKRHKVETLPEGRDPVDPTGEDRFTAVELRPDLEAALAALPEEFRAAVVLADVEGLGLQTVADTLSVPVGTVKSRVFRGRRLLAEALGNLADPSDPQSEEHHA, from the coding sequence GTGACCGACCGGGCCTCCGCAGACGCCGAACTCTTGCAGCGGTATCTGGCGGGCGATGCCGAGGCGTTCGACGAGTTGATGCGCCACCACGAGGACCGCGTCTTCGGCATCTGCCTGCGCATGCTGCGCGACCGCGAGGCCGCGCTCGACGCCACCCAGGACACCTTTATCACCGTCTTCCGCAAGGCGTCGAGCTTTGCCGGCAAATCGGCGTTCAGTACCTGGCTCTACCGGGTCGCCATCAACACGTGCTACGACCATGCACGACGGGCGAAACGGCACAAGGTAGAAACACTCCCGGAAGGTCGTGACCCGGTCGACCCGACGGGAGAAGACCGATTCACCGCCGTCGAGTTGCGCCCTGACCTGGAGGCGGCGCTGGCCGCCCTCCCCGAGGAGTTCCGCGCCGCCGTGGTACTCGCCGACGTGGAGGGCCTCGGACTGCAGACCGTCGCCGACACATTGAGCGTGCCCGTGGGCACCGTCAAGTCGCGCGTCTTCCGCGGCAGAAGGCTCCTGGCCGAAGCACTCGGGAACCTCGCGGACCCTTCCGACCCTCAAAGTGAAGAACATCATGCCTGA